From a single Stigmatopora argus isolate UIUO_Sarg chromosome 4, RoL_Sarg_1.0, whole genome shotgun sequence genomic region:
- the LOC144073385 gene encoding E3 ubiquitin-protein ligase NHLRC1-like, translating to MAHSCSRGGDPRQTEGTLREIQVNLLECKVCFEKFNAQKAERRPQNLSCGHVLCVECIRALSHPLLKKLECPFCRQLCPIDATSQCRVLCDLQELLLFSPATSYQEKQVEESASAGRGKNFHLCLTFGGWGTLINPTGLAVMPFSGTVFVVHDSEKRVVVFTPQGKKLNTFGQRGHASEEVCYPVDVAVTHCGHVVVTDAGDKAIKVFTSRGTHVISVKAGFSLPWGVDTDSAGHILVSDVNAGTLSRIKVDYRQGVTLEERTMVSHLERPKTVACCRANGQTAVMEHVHSPREQSFSRLTVFSPDFHVLYQADTLSVNLKASVKIVMSSVTFDKNGQLIVLDSLQGMIWSFENGHGAPVLTPLVAEHLIRPVGLVMVNNTLMVVDGGDHTVKMYS from the coding sequence ATGGCACACAGTTGCTCGAGGGGTGGCGACCCACGGCAAACCGAGGGCACGTTGCGAGAGATACAGGTCAACTTGCTCGAGTGTAAAGTCTGTTTTGAGAAGTTCAACGCTCAGAAGGCCGAGCGCAGGCCGCAGAACCTGTCGTGCGGTCACGTCCTGTGCGTGGAATGCATCAGGGCTCTGTCCCACCCTCTCCTGAAGAAGCTGGAGTGCCCCTTCTGTCGACAGCTGTGCCCCATTGACGCCACTTCTCAATGCCGGGTTCTATGTGACCTGCAGGAGCTGCTCTTGTTTAGTCCTGCCACGTCGTACCAGGAGAAACAGGTAGAAGAATCGGCCTCAGCAGGGCGTGGCAAGAACTTCCATCTCTGTTTGACTTTTGGTGGCTGGGGGACCCTAATCAACCCTACGGGATTGGCCGTAATGCCATTTTCTGGGACCGTATTTGTAGTTCACGACAGCGAGAAAAGGGTGGTGGTATTTACTCCTCAAGGGAAGAAGCTAAACACTTTTGGGCAAAGAGGACATGCCAGCGAAGAGGTGTGCTACCCGGTGGATGTGGCGGTGACCCACTGCGGTCATGTCGTCGTGACCGACGCTGGAGATAAAGCCATCAAGGTGTTCACGTCCAGGGGAACCCACGTGATCTCGGTCAAGGCCGGCTTCTCTCTGCCTTGGGGAGTGGACACGGACAGCGCCGGCCACATCCTCGTGTCAGATGTGAATGCGGGAACACTGTCTCGTATCAAGGTGGACTACAGACAGGGTGTCACTCTAGAGGAAAGAACGATGGTGTCACATTTGGAGCGCCCAAAAACGGTGGCTTGCTGCCGGGCGAACGGTCAGACGGCGGTGATGGAACATGTGCATTCACCAAGAGAGCAGAGTTTCTCCAGATTGACAGTGTTCTCACCAGATTTCCATGTTCTCTATCAGGCAGACACTTTAAGCGTGAACCTGAAAGCTTCGGTCAAGATCGTCATGTCTTCTGTGACATTTGATAAGAACGGACAGCTAATTGTGCTCGACTCCCTACAGGGGATGATTTGGAGTTTTGAGAATGGACATGGTGCTCCGGTTCTCACTCCTCTTGTGGCAGAGCATCTTATTAGACCTGTTGGACTAGTGATGGTTAACAACACTCTCATGGTTGTGGACGGTGGAGACCACACAGTCAAGATGTACTCTTGA
- the ptdss1a gene encoding phosphatidylserine synthase 1 — translation MESVYSRDSLTLSKDDVNYRMHFRMINEQQVEDITIDFFYRPHTITLLTGTVVCLMYFAFARDDGNPDNNLWVGLILVISFFLVISVLAFPNGPFTRPHPAIWRIVFGLSVLYFLFLVFIIFLNWRQVKQLMYWLDPNLRYAKREADIMEYAVNCHVITWERILSHFDIFAFSHFWGWGMKALLIRSYGLCWTISITWELTELFFMHLLPNFAECWWDQVILDILLCNGGGIWMGMTVCRFLEMRTYHWASIKDIHTTTGKIKRAVLQFTPASWTYVRWLDPKSSLQRVMGVYLFMIIWQLTELNTFFLKHIFVFPASHPLSWCRILFVGIITAPTVRQYYAYLTDTQCKRVGTQCWVFGAIAFLEALACIKFGQDLFSKTQVLYVILWLLCLAFTTFLCLYGMVSYAETYGPREKLFSECEDANYSEFADEASEEPPEEPSVDGDCSQIRHRGRGLEKLNSVTGADSQ, via the exons ATGGAGTCGGTGTACAGCCGGGACTCCCTTACACTGAGCAAGGATGACGTGAACTATAGAATGCATTTCCGAATGATAAACGAGCAGCAGGTCGAGGACATAACCATAGATTTCTTCTACCGGCCCCACACCATCACGCTGTTGACAGGCACGGTGGTCTGTTTGATGTACTTCGCCTTCGCGAG agatgATGGAAATCCTGACAATAACCTTTGGGTGGGTTTAATTCTGGTGATCTCCTTCTTCCTTGTTATTAGTGTTTTGGCCTTTCCAAATG GTCCTTTCACCAGACCTCATCCAGCAATATGGAGAATAGTCTTTG GTCTGAGTGTGCTTTACTTCCTCTTCCTGGTATTCATCATCTTCCTGAACTGGCGCCAGGTTAAACAGTTAATGTACTGGCTGGATCCCAACCTGCGATATGCAAAACGAGAGGCTGACATAATG GAGTATGCAGTCAACTGCCATGTCATCACCTGGGAGAGAATTCTCAGCCATTTTGACATCTTTGCATTCAGCCATTTCTGGGGTTGGGGCATGAAGGCCCTCCTTATTCGAAGTTACGGCCTTTGCTGGACCATCAGTATTACATGGGAGCTTACAGAG CTCTTCTTCATGCATCTCCTCCCCAACTTTGCGGAGTGCTGGTGGGACCAGGTGATTCTGGACATCCTCTTGTGTAATGGCGGGGGGATCTGGATGGGCATGACGGTGTGCCGCTTTCTGGAGATGAGGACGTACCACTGGGCTAGTATCAA AGACATTCACACCACCACAGGGAAGATCAAACGAGCAGTTTTGCAGTTCACACCAGCAAGTTGGACCTACGTGCGCTGGCTAGATCCTAAATCCTCTCTGCAGCGAGTGATGGGCGTCTATCTCTTCATGATCATCTGGCAG CTGACAgagttaaacacatttttcctCAAGCACATATTTGTCTTTCCGGCCAGTCACCCCCTCAGCTGGTGTCGGATCCTGTTTGTCGGCATCATCACAGCACCAACAGTCAG gcaGTATTATGCCTACCTCACAGATACCCAGTGCAAAAGAGTTGGGACCCAGTGTTGGGTGTTTGG GGCGATAGCCTTTCTGGAGGCGCTGGCGTGTATCAAATTTGGACAAGACTTGTTCTCCAAAACACAGGTTCTCTATGTGATCCTCTGGCTTCTGTGTTTG GCCTTCACTACATTCCTGTGTCTGTATGGAATGGTGTCATATGCCGAGACCTATGGTCCAAGAGAAAAG CTCTTCTCAGAATGTGAGGACGCAAATTACTCTGAGTTTGCTGACGAGGCATCAGAAGAACCTCCAG AAGAGCCTAGTGTGGATGGGGACTGCTCACAAATTCGACATAGAGGAAGGGGCTTGGAAAAGCTCAACTCCGTCACGGGTGCGGACAGCCAATAG
- the LOC144073560 gene encoding uncharacterized protein LOC144073560 isoform X2, with protein MRKIFVCDDSMVINISIGKDSEGLGPMLPKEFNCVFRDSFKVFVSNGHPKPFGAAQFLAGVLIVILILFYPLNIFYHLYDKLLFILPNILFLLGGILTYAAGHIRNIRVTKVSLCLNMSSFLWSTLGLCFTILSHNQSSESKLQKGMQVTITCLFAAESLMALFLIVWQSKAVCRQHFNTLPLIQLKLED; from the exons ATGAGGAAGATATTTGTTTGTGACGACTCCATGGTTATCAATATTTCTATTGGGAAGGACAGTGAAGGACTCGGGCCGATGTTGCCAAAAGAGTTTAATTGTGTTTTCAGAGACTCATTCAAGGTTTTTGTTTCCAATGGCCACCCAAAACCTTTCGGG GCAGCACAATTCCTTGCTGGAGTGTTGATTGTCATTCTCATCCTATTCTATCCGCTCAACATTTTCTATCACCTATACGATAAGTTGCTCTTCATCTTACCCAACATTTTG TTTTTGCTCGGCGGAATACTGACCTATGCAGCAGGACATATTCGCAACATTCGTGTG accAAAGTATCATTATGTCTGAACATGAGCAGTTTCCTGTGGTCCACTTTGGGACTTTGTTTCACCATACTCAGCCACAACCAATCATCAGAGTCTAAG TTGCAAAAAGGAATGCAAGTGACAATTACGTGCCTGTTTGCAGCAGAAAGCTTGATGGCCTTATTTCTAATCGTGTGGCAGAGTAAAGCTGTGTGCAGACAACATTTCAATACTCTG CCTCTCATTCAGCTGAAACTAGAGGACTAA
- the LOC144073560 gene encoding uncharacterized protein LOC144073560 isoform X1: MHIRGKEVPYRAYIWIGFNFHPWCSRRTMRKIFVCDDSMVINISIGKDSEGLGPMLPKEFNCVFRDSFKVFVSNGHPKPFGAAQFLAGVLIVILILFYPLNIFYHLYDKLLFILPNILFLLGGILTYAAGHIRNIRVTKVSLCLNMSSFLWSTLGLCFTILSHNQSSESKLQKGMQVTITCLFAAESLMALFLIVWQSKAVCRQHFNTLPLIQLKLED; the protein is encoded by the exons ATGCACATAAGGGGGAAGGAAGTACCGTATCGTGCTTATATATGGATTGGTTTTAACTTCCATCCTTGGTGTTCCAGAAGGACGATGAGGAAGATATTTGTTTGTGACGACTCCATGGTTATCAATATTTCTATTGGGAAGGACAGTGAAGGACTCGGGCCGATGTTGCCAAAAGAGTTTAATTGTGTTTTCAGAGACTCATTCAAGGTTTTTGTTTCCAATGGCCACCCAAAACCTTTCGGG GCAGCACAATTCCTTGCTGGAGTGTTGATTGTCATTCTCATCCTATTCTATCCGCTCAACATTTTCTATCACCTATACGATAAGTTGCTCTTCATCTTACCCAACATTTTG TTTTTGCTCGGCGGAATACTGACCTATGCAGCAGGACATATTCGCAACATTCGTGTG accAAAGTATCATTATGTCTGAACATGAGCAGTTTCCTGTGGTCCACTTTGGGACTTTGTTTCACCATACTCAGCCACAACCAATCATCAGAGTCTAAG TTGCAAAAAGGAATGCAAGTGACAATTACGTGCCTGTTTGCAGCAGAAAGCTTGATGGCCTTATTTCTAATCGTGTGGCAGAGTAAAGCTGTGTGCAGACAACATTTCAATACTCTG CCTCTCATTCAGCTGAAACTAGAGGACTAA